In Ramlibacter sp., the sequence CTTGACCATGCCCGCGATCACGATCGAGCCAATGGCCACCACGGTGGCCGGGCTGGAACCCGACACGGCGGCAAACAGCATGCAGGCCAGGATGGACGCGATGGCCAGGCCGCCCCGCAGGTGGCCGACCGCCGCAATGGCAAAGCGCACCATGCGCTTGGCCACGCCGCCCGTGGACATGAGGTTGCCCGCGAGCACGAAGAACGGGATCGCCATCAGGGTGTAGTGCTCGCTGGTCTCGAACAGCTTGATCGACATCGACGCGAGCGAGTCCTGCGAGAAGAACGTGATGGTGATGAGGCTGGACAGCCCCAGGCTGATGGCCACCGGCATGCCGATGGCCATGAAGATGAACATGCAGGAGAAAAGGACGAGGGTGTTCATTCCGCTGCCTCCTGGGCCTTGAGTTTCATGGCGTCGGCGGCTTCGTCGGCCAGGTGCAGGCTGTCGGTCTTGCCGCTGACCAGGTTCCACAGGATCTGCAGGAACCGGAACGCCACCAGGCAGTAGCCAATGGGCATGACGATCAGCACCTTCCAGCGCTCGATGGGCAGGTCATCTAGCTCCACGCCGATCTGCCGCATCTTGCTCACGTATTCCGTGGCGCCCACCAGCACAAAGCCCACATAGGCCAGGCTCAGCAGCACCGCAATGATGGAGACGATGCGGCGTTTGCCCGGCGGCAGCAGCGCCACCAGGGCGTCCACGCCGATGTGCGAGCCCACGCGCACCCCATAGGAGATGCCCACGAAGATCATGACCGCGAAGAGGACCGTGGTCAGCTCCAGGTTCCATGAAAAACCGGTGTTGAACACGTAACGGCGAACGACCTGCATGAAGGCAAGCCCCGTCATTCCCAGCAGCATGAGTGAAATGATCCACTCTTCAAGACGATCCAGAATTTTCATGATCAGCTCCAAAAAAACCCCGGACAAGCCGGGGTTCCAGGGGAATCCGTTGCCGGTTCCTCGGGTTACTTGTTGGCCTTCTCGGCGGCCTTGATCAGGTCGGCCCCGATCTCGCCTTCAAACTGCTTCCACACCGGCTTCATGGCGGCGCGCCAGGCCATGGTGTTTTCCTTGGACAGGGGCAGGACCTTGGCCTTGTTGTCGGCGATGACCTTGGCCTTGAACTCGTCGTCTTCTTCGGTGGCGACCTTGTTGCCGTAGGCAATGGATTCCTTCATGGCTTCGGTCAGGCCCTTGCGCACATCGGCCGGCAGGCCGTCCCACCACTTGCCGTTGGCGACCACCATGTAGTCGATCACGCCGTGGTTGCTGTTCATGATGTACTTCTGCACTTCATGGAACTTCTTGGAGTAGATGTTGGACCAGGTGTTTTCCTGGCCATCCACCACGCCGGTCTGCAGTGCCTGGTAGACCTCGGAGAACGCGAGCTTCTGCGGGTTGGCGCCCACGGCCTTGAACTGGGCTTCGAGCACGTCCGAGCTCTGGATGCGGAACTTCAGGCCCTTGGCATCGGCCGGTGTGGGCATCGGCTTGTTGGCCGACAGCTGCTTCATGCCGTTGTGCAGGTAGCCCAGGCCCACGATGCCCTTGCTCTTCATGGAGCTCAGCATGTCCTGGCCTTCCTTGCTGCTCTGGAAGCGGTCCACGGCATTGATGTCGTCAAACAGGAAGGGCAGGTCAAACACCTGGAGCTTCTTGGTGTACTTGCTGAACTTGGACAGCGAGGGGGCAATGATCTGCACGTCGCCCAGCGCGAGGGCTTCCATTTCCTTGCCGTCGCCGAACAGCTGGCTGTTCGGGAAGACCTGCACTTCCACCTTGCCCGGCAGCTTCTTTTCGGCCAGTTCCTTGAACTTGAGCGCGGCCTGGCCCTTGGGGGTCTGGTCGGCCACCACGTGGCTGTACTTGACGATGATCGGGGCGGCCTGCGCGGTCAGCCCTGCGGCCAGCAGTGCAGCGGCCAGAACGAGTTTGAGTTTCATGGAGGTCTCCTTTTAAGGGTGGAACTGATGTCTGAGCTGCCCGACGATAAGCGCTATGCGCCCATTCGCCAACTGTGGCATTCAACAGCCGGGTTTTCCCGTAGACCGGGCCGAGCCGGCCCTCAGCGCCCCAGGGCTTTCTGGGCTTCCTCGATCCATGAGCCACCGATGCGCTGCGCCAACTCGTCATAGACCGGCTGGACCACCTTGCGCAGCCGCGCCCGCTGCGCGGGGCTCAACACATGGATGCGCGTGGTGCCGGCCTCACGCAGGGCCTCCAGCGCCTTGGCGTTCTGGGTGTCGGCGATCTGGTTGCCGTATTCGAGCGCCTCGCGCAATGCCTGCTCGATCAGCGTGCGGTCGGGCTCCGAGAGGCTGTTCCAGAACCGGCCATTGGCCACCACCGCGTAGCCCACGTAGCCATGGTCGGTGAGGCTCAGGTCGGTCTGGTATTTGTGCATGCCCTGGGTCCAGAAGTTGGAGACCGGGTTCTCGGTGCCATCGACCACGCCGGTGGCCAGTGCCCGCGCGGTTTCGCTGAAGGCCAGCGGCACGGGCCGCGCGCCCAGGGCCTTGAACTGCGAGGCCAGCACGCGCGAAAACTGGATCCGCATGCGCAGGCCCTTGAAGTCCTCGGGCGCCAGCAGGGGCCGGTTGGCGCTCATCTGCTTGAGGCCATTGTCCAGGTAACCCAGGCCCACCAGCCCCTGCTGGCGCAGCTGGACCAGCAGGCGCTGCCCGATGGCGCCCTGGGTCACGCGCCGGACCTCGCTGTTGCTGTCAAACAGGAAGGGCAGGTCAAACAGCTCGAATTCAGGGAATCCGATGCGGCCGAATTTGGAGAGCGAGGGCGCCACCATTTCCACGGCGCCCAGCCGCAGCGCCTCCATCTCGTCAAGGTCGCCATACAGCCGGGCCGAGGGATACACCGCCACACGGATGCGCTGCTCCGACCGCTGCTCCACCAGCGCCTTGAAGCGGTTGGCCGCGAGCCCCTTGGGCGTGTCCTCGGCCACCACATGCGAGAAGCGGATGAGCAAGGCCGCGCCAGCCACTCCCGGCGCCAGGGCAAGAAACAGGAGGGCAGCGGCCAGCGCCGCACGCCCGCTGCCGCCGGCTCGGAGTCGATCCAGCATGCCCGCTATGCTAGCGACACCCAACCGCCGTTCCATCCCATGAAACCCGTAGCCGGCGAGCCCACTTTCGACTTTGAATTGCTGCAACGCACTGCCGACGGCCACAGCAGCCGCAACCGGCGCGCCCTGCTGTGGCTGCTGGGCATGCTGGTGTTGCTGGTGGCCTCCATCGTGACGCTGGTGCTGTACCTGCAGACCTTCGAGGCCGAGGAGGAAGACCGGCGGCGCATCGCCGATGCGCAATGGCTGGAGCAGAGTGTGCGGTTCCAGTTCCGGCGCCTGGAAGACGACCTGATCGTCCTGGCGCTGCGGGAACGCGAGGGGGCCCGCGCCGCCAGTGACACCGAGTTCCACGGCGGACTGCTGTGGACCGAGCCCGGCGTGGTGCTGGCCCACGGCTGGCTCGCCGCCGAGGCGTTTGACACGCCGCCGCCCGCGCTGGCCCGGCTGCGCAGCGACAGCGCCATGCACCCGGACAACGCGCAGGCGCTGGCCATCATGCGCGACATCACGCGCGGCCTGCGCCGCTCCACCTATGCGGGGCCCATGCGGCAGGCGGACGGCAGCCATGGCACCGTGGTCTGGCTCGCGGTGCCGGTGTTCGACCGCGGCAATTTCTCGGGCAACTACCTGGCGGCACTGTCGCTGGACACGGCCGTGCAGGGCCTGGTGCCCACCTGGTTCAAACAGGGCCACAGGCTGCAGCTGGTCGACAGCCAGGACGTGATGGACGAGTCCGCGCGGCGCGCCGGGCGCTACCAGGCCCAGCTCAACCTGCCCGGTGCCGACGTGGCCGTGCTGGTGACGCCTCTGGCCTCGCAGCCCGCCATGGTGCCGCGCATCTTTTTCGTGGCCGCGCTGCTGTTCCTGCTGGGCATGCTGGGCAGCCTGTATGCCCTGCGGCGCGACTTCGTGAAACGCCAGCGCGTGGAGTTCCTGTTGCAGGCCCAGGTGGCGCTGCGCAAGGCCATGGAAAACTCGGTCACCATCGGCCTGCGCGCCTGGGACCTGCATGGGCGCATCCTTTACGTGAATCAGGCCTTCATGCGGCTGGTGGGCTTTGGCGCCGACGAACTGGTGGGGCGGTCGGCGCCACTGCCCTACTGGCCACAGGCCCAGAGCGACGAGCTGCAACTGATCCATGAACGCGTGATTTCCCAGGGCACCGAGCAGACCGGCGTGGAGGTGCAGTTCCAGCACCGCGATGGCCGGCTGATTGACGTGCTGGTCCACGAGTCCCCGCTGTTCGCCACCGATGGCACCCAGCTGGGCTGGATGAGCTCGGTGCTGGACATCAGCGAGCGCAAGCGCGCCGCGCGGACCGCGGCACGCCAGCAGGACCGGCTCGAGGCATCGGGCCGGCTGGTGGCCATCGGTGAAGTGGCGTCCACCCTGGCCCATGAACTGAACCAGCCGCTGGGCGCGCTCAGCAGCTTTGCCAACGGCCTGCTCAACCGGCTGAGAAACCAGCGCATCACGCTGGACGAAGTCGCCCCCGTGGTCGAGCGAATGGACCGGCTGTCCGACAAGGCGGGGCGCATCATCCAGCGCGTCAATGCCTTTGCCCGGCGCCGCGAGATGTCCTGGCAGCGCCTGGACCTGGTGGTCTTCATGCGCCGGACACTGGCGCAAAAACAGGCGCAGCACGACGTCCGGGTCGAACTCGCGCTGGGCCCCCGGCCCGTCTGGATCGATGCCGACGCCCTGCTGCTCGAGCACGCGGTGCACAACGTGGTGGCCAATGCCCTGCACTGGGCCCCCCGCGCGGATCGGCCCGCGCGGGTGCGCATCAGCATCGTGGAGGACGGCGCCATGGCCGGCATCGTGGTCGGCGACAGCGGCCCGGGCGTGAACCAGGAACAGAAGGAGCAGATCTTCACGGCCTTTTTCAGCGCCAAGGAAGACGGCATGGGCATGGGCCTGGCGATCTGCCGGTCCGTGGTGGAAGCCCACCATGGCCGCATTGACGTGGCGACCGACCCCGAGCTCGGCGGCGCCCAGTTCACGCTGTGGCTGCGTCTGTCCGGCGCGCCCACGCCCCCCGACACCAGCAACCCGGGAGCACAGGCATGAGTGCATCCATCCACATCGTTGACGACGACGCCGATTTCCGCGACGGCCTGGCCTGGCTGTTTGACTCTCGCGGCCACCAGGCCATCACCTGGCCGGGGGGTGACAGTTTTCTGGATGGCGTGCGAGCGATCGCGCCCGGATGGGGCCACGCCGTGGTGCTGCTGGACATCCGGATGGAGCCCCTGTCGGGCCTGAGCACGTTCGAGGCACTGAAGGCCATGGCCTGCCCCTGGCCCACGCTGTTCCTGACCGGCCACGGCGACGTAAGCATGGCCGTGACGGCGGTGAAGAACGGTGCCTGGGACTTTCTTGAGAAGCCGTTCCAGAACAACGTGCTGGTGGACAAGGTGGAGCAGGCCCTGGCCGCCGCCGCCGCGCGCGTGGATGAAACCCAGGAAGCGGCCCGGCTGCGCCAGGCGCTGGCCAGCCTGAGCCCGCGTGAGCTCGAAGTGCTCGACGAGCTGATCCAGGGGCACTACAACAAGACCATTGCCGACCACCTGGACATCACCCCGCGCACGGTGGAGTTCCACCGCGCCAACATCTTCGAGAAGATGGCCGTGACCTCCGCCGTGGAGCTTGCGCACAAGCTCGGGCGCTTCGGTCTGCGATAGCGCCGGGTTCAGGGCGGATCAGGTAGCGCCGTCGCGCGCGAGCCGCTCGCTCTTCCAGTAGACGTCGTCACCGCCGTTCATGCGGTTGAGCACCCGCGCGAGCACGAACATCAGGTCGCTCAGGCGGTTGAGGTACTGGCGCGGCGTGTCTTTCAGCGCCTCTGCGCCACCCAGGGCCACCACGGCCCGTTCCGCGCGCCGCGCCACGGTGCGGCAAACATGGGCCTGCGAAGCCGCGCGGTTGCCCGCGGGCAAAATGAATTCCTGCAGGCGCGGCAGCGCCTCGTTGTAGCGGGCCAGCGCCTGGTCCAGCGCAAGCACGGCTTCGGGTTTGAGCAATTCAAACCCGGGGATCGACAGTTCGCCGCCCAGGTTGAACAGCTGGTGCTGAATCTCGACCAGCAAGGCGCGCACGTCGGGGGCCACGTCCTCGCACAGCAGCACACCGATGTGGGAGTTCAGTTCGTCCACGTCGCCCATCGCGTGCACGCGCAGGCTGTCCTTGGATACGCGTGTGTTGTCGCCCAGACCGGTGGTGCCGTTGTCACCGGTGCGTGTTGCGATCTGTGTCAGGCGGTTGCCCATGTGGTGCCCCTTTGCTTCATTACAAGCACATTGTGCGGCAAGCAAATGTGTGAAGGCCCGCGCCCATGTGTCGCAGGCAACACTCGGCAAAACTGCTGGTGCCGGGCGCCGGCCTGCGCTGCAATGCAGCTTCGTTCAACTTCATGGAAATTCACCATGCACATCAAGCGACGCCGCATCCCCAACTTTGAAGCCCGCAGCCTGGCCCTGTTTGCCACGCTGAGCCTGGGGACCGTCATGGCACTGCATGCGCAGACCCCTGCCCCCTCCGTTCCCGGCACGACCTCCAACACCGCCACCGTGTCCGGCGGAACTTCGCCCTCGAACAGTGCCAAAGGCGGTTGGCCGGCAGCCCAGATCACCGAGGCGTTCAAGCAGCTTGACGCCAACCACGACAACACCATCAGCCGCGCCGAGGCGCAGAAGGCGCCGGGCGTGGCACGTCACTTCGACCAAGCCGACACCAACAAGGATGGCAACCTGTCGGCCAGCGAATTTGAAAGCGCGATGAAGCAGGCCTCATAAGCCTTTTTCAGGCCATTGCCCGCCCCGGTGCACGGGTGCTATCGTTTCCCGAAACAGGAGACAAGCATGCTGGACACAGTGATTCGCGGCGGCCTCGTGGTGGACGGCAGCGGCAACGCGCCGTTCACCGGCGATGTCGGGCTCAAGGATGGCCTGGTGGCCGAAGTGGGCGGCAAGCTCGGCGCTGCCCGGCGTGAGATCGATGCCAGTGGCGCCATCGTCACGCCCGGCTGGGTTGACGTGCACACCCACTACGACGGCCAGGTCACCTGGGACCCGTACCTCTCCCCTTCGACCCACCACGGCGTGACCACCGCCGTGATGGGCAATTGCGGTGTGGGCTTTGCCCCGGTCAAGCCCGATCGCCGCGACTGGCTGATCAGCGTGATGGAAGGCGTCGAGGATATTCCCGGCACGGTGCTCAGCGAAGGCATCCAGTGGCAGTGGGAAAGCTTCCCCGAATACCTGGACGCGCTGGCCGCCAAACCCCATGCGCTGGACATCGGCGCGCAGGTGCCGCACAGCGCCGTGCGCACCTACGTGATGGGCGAGCGCGGCATCACGCACGACGAGGCCACGGCCGATGACATCCGCGCCATGTGCGCCATCGTGGGCGAAGGCCTCCAGGCCGGTGCCCTGGGCTTTTCGACCAGCCGCACCCTGATTCACAAGTACCAGCAGCACAAGTACCCACCGGGCACCTTTTCGTCACCCGAGGAGATCATGGGCATTGCCGCGGCCATGAAATCGGCGGGCCACGGCGTCTTCCAGATGACGGCCAACCATGTGGGCATGGAGGGCGAACTCTGGTGGCTCACGCAGATTGCCAGGGACAACCAGTTGCCGGTCGCCTTTGCGCTGGTCCAGACCGACCAGACCCCCGACACCTGGAAGCGGCTGCTCGCGCACCTGGACGCCACCCACACGCAGGGCGTGCCACTGTACGGCAGCATCAGCGGCCGCGCCACCAGCATGGTGATGGGCTTTGAAGGCACGCTGCACCCGTTTGTGCTCAACCCGCTGTGGCAGCAGATCGCGCCGCTGCCTTGGGAGGAAAAGCTCGCGCGGCTGCGTGACCCGCAGGTGCGTGCCGCGCTCACCAACATGAAGGTGGTGGAGATGGCCGCCCAGGTCAACCAGGAGGCCGCGTTCTTCCTGCGCGGCATGGCGCGGCTGTTTGTGCTCAAGGCCAATGCCCGGGGCAGTGTGGACTATGAGCCGCTGCTGGCCCACAGCGTGGTGGCGCAGGCCCGCCCCAGCGGGGGCAACCCGCTGGAGATCGCCTACGACGCCATGCTGGCCAACGGCGGCGCCAACGACGGCAAGGGCCTGCTGTACTTCCCCATCTTCAACTACAGCTACGGCGACCTCTCGCAGATCCACACCCAGCTGCAGCACCCGCGCACCATGATGAGCCTGGCCGACGGTGGCGCCCACGTGGGCTATGTGTGCGACGTGTCCATGCCCACCTTCATGCTCACCCACTGGGCGCGTGACCGCGAACGTGGGCCCAAGCTGCCGCTGGAAATGCTGGTGAAGAAGCAGACCCAGGACACCGCTGCGGTCTACGGCCTGCACGACCGCGGCGTGTTGCGCCCCGGCATGCGGGCTGACGTGAACCTCATCGACTTCAAGGCCCTTACGCTGGACCTGCCTCATTTTGTGAACGACCTGCCGGCCGGCGGGCGACGGCTGACACAGGCGGCCTCTGGCTACCTCGCCACCCTGGTGGCCGGCGAAGCCATCATGGAAAACGGCGCGCCCACCGGGGCGATGCCGGGACGGCTGGTGCGGGGTCCACGGCACGCATCTTAAAGTTCGCATCCCGCTCCGGTTTCCGGCCCTGCTGTCAGC encodes:
- a CDS encoding response regulator transcription factor, whose amino-acid sequence is MSASIHIVDDDADFRDGLAWLFDSRGHQAITWPGGDSFLDGVRAIAPGWGHAVVLLDIRMEPLSGLSTFEALKAMACPWPTLFLTGHGDVSMAVTAVKNGAWDFLEKPFQNNVLVDKVEQALAAAAARVDETQEAARLRQALASLSPRELEVLDELIQGHYNKTIADHLDITPRTVEFHRANIFEKMAVTSAVELAHKLGRFGLR
- a CDS encoding TRAP transporter substrate-binding protein produces the protein MKLKLVLAAALLAAGLTAQAAPIIVKYSHVVADQTPKGQAALKFKELAEKKLPGKVEVQVFPNSQLFGDGKEMEALALGDVQIIAPSLSKFSKYTKKLQVFDLPFLFDDINAVDRFQSSKEGQDMLSSMKSKGIVGLGYLHNGMKQLSANKPMPTPADAKGLKFRIQSSDVLEAQFKAVGANPQKLAFSEVYQALQTGVVDGQENTWSNIYSKKFHEVQKYIMNSNHGVIDYMVVANGKWWDGLPADVRKGLTEAMKESIAYGNKVATEEDDEFKAKVIADNKAKVLPLSKENTMAWRAAMKPVWKQFEGEIGADLIKAAEKANK
- a CDS encoding PAS domain S-box protein, translated to MKPVAGEPTFDFELLQRTADGHSSRNRRALLWLLGMLVLLVASIVTLVLYLQTFEAEEEDRRRIADAQWLEQSVRFQFRRLEDDLIVLALREREGARAASDTEFHGGLLWTEPGVVLAHGWLAAEAFDTPPPALARLRSDSAMHPDNAQALAIMRDITRGLRRSTYAGPMRQADGSHGTVVWLAVPVFDRGNFSGNYLAALSLDTAVQGLVPTWFKQGHRLQLVDSQDVMDESARRAGRYQAQLNLPGADVAVLVTPLASQPAMVPRIFFVAALLFLLGMLGSLYALRRDFVKRQRVEFLLQAQVALRKAMENSVTIGLRAWDLHGRILYVNQAFMRLVGFGADELVGRSAPLPYWPQAQSDELQLIHERVISQGTEQTGVEVQFQHRDGRLIDVLVHESPLFATDGTQLGWMSSVLDISERKRAARTAARQQDRLEASGRLVAIGEVASTLAHELNQPLGALSSFANGLLNRLRNQRITLDEVAPVVERMDRLSDKAGRIIQRVNAFARRREMSWQRLDLVVFMRRTLAQKQAQHDVRVELALGPRPVWIDADALLLEHAVHNVVANALHWAPRADRPARVRISIVEDGAMAGIVVGDSGPGVNQEQKEQIFTAFFSAKEDGMGMGLAICRSVVEAHHGRIDVATDPELGGAQFTLWLRLSGAPTPPDTSNPGAQA
- a CDS encoding TRAP transporter substrate-binding protein, whose product is MLDRLRAGGSGRAALAAALLFLALAPGVAGAALLIRFSHVVAEDTPKGLAANRFKALVEQRSEQRIRVAVYPSARLYGDLDEMEALRLGAVEMVAPSLSKFGRIGFPEFELFDLPFLFDSNSEVRRVTQGAIGQRLLVQLRQQGLVGLGYLDNGLKQMSANRPLLAPEDFKGLRMRIQFSRVLASQFKALGARPVPLAFSETARALATGVVDGTENPVSNFWTQGMHKYQTDLSLTDHGYVGYAVVANGRFWNSLSEPDRTLIEQALREALEYGNQIADTQNAKALEALREAGTTRIHVLSPAQRARLRKVVQPVYDELAQRIGGSWIEEAQKALGR
- a CDS encoding cob(I)yrinic acid a,c-diamide adenosyltransferase — translated: MGNRLTQIATRTGDNGTTGLGDNTRVSKDSLRVHAMGDVDELNSHIGVLLCEDVAPDVRALLVEIQHQLFNLGGELSIPGFELLKPEAVLALDQALARYNEALPRLQEFILPAGNRAASQAHVCRTVARRAERAVVALGGAEALKDTPRQYLNRLSDLMFVLARVLNRMNGGDDVYWKSERLARDGAT
- a CDS encoding TRAP transporter small permease: MKILDRLEEWIISLMLLGMTGLAFMQVVRRYVFNTGFSWNLELTTVLFAVMIFVGISYGVRVGSHIGVDALVALLPPGKRRIVSIIAVLLSLAYVGFVLVGATEYVSKMRQIGVELDDLPIERWKVLIVMPIGYCLVAFRFLQILWNLVSGKTDSLHLADEAADAMKLKAQEAAE
- a CDS encoding EF-hand domain-containing protein, which encodes MHIKRRRIPNFEARSLALFATLSLGTVMALHAQTPAPSVPGTTSNTATVSGGTSPSNSAKGGWPAAQITEAFKQLDANHDNTISRAEAQKAPGVARHFDQADTNKDGNLSASEFESAMKQAS
- a CDS encoding amidohydrolase family protein — translated: MLDTVIRGGLVVDGSGNAPFTGDVGLKDGLVAEVGGKLGAARREIDASGAIVTPGWVDVHTHYDGQVTWDPYLSPSTHHGVTTAVMGNCGVGFAPVKPDRRDWLISVMEGVEDIPGTVLSEGIQWQWESFPEYLDALAAKPHALDIGAQVPHSAVRTYVMGERGITHDEATADDIRAMCAIVGEGLQAGALGFSTSRTLIHKYQQHKYPPGTFSSPEEIMGIAAAMKSAGHGVFQMTANHVGMEGELWWLTQIARDNQLPVAFALVQTDQTPDTWKRLLAHLDATHTQGVPLYGSISGRATSMVMGFEGTLHPFVLNPLWQQIAPLPWEEKLARLRDPQVRAALTNMKVVEMAAQVNQEAAFFLRGMARLFVLKANARGSVDYEPLLAHSVVAQARPSGGNPLEIAYDAMLANGGANDGKGLLYFPIFNYSYGDLSQIHTQLQHPRTMMSLADGGAHVGYVCDVSMPTFMLTHWARDRERGPKLPLEMLVKKQTQDTAAVYGLHDRGVLRPGMRADVNLIDFKALTLDLPHFVNDLPAGGRRLTQAASGYLATLVAGEAIMENGAPTGAMPGRLVRGPRHAS